Proteins encoded in a region of the Homo sapiens chromosome 9, GRCh38.p14 Primary Assembly genome:
- the LOC124902171 gene encoding formin-2-like produces the protein MTLPWPSPGPSLILPCPSMPWPCPHPALALHWSCPALALPWPWPCLLPGLAFALPWPDPRPTESMKWPWTCLAILCPGPILSPPCSGPALALALLLVLPLLWPCSVFGRALCYPSPALPWPWPYHGLLLPWPGPTLAFSTLALPFPGVALPWPCPALALALPYPGPGSALTLALLWILSGSAFSLALPLLWPCPWTSLDPDPDNPQV, from the coding sequence ATGACCCTGCCGTGGCCCTCTCCTGGCCCTTCCTTGATCCTGCCCTGCCCTTCcatgccctggccttgccctcacCCTGCATTGGCCCTGCActggtcctgccctgccctggcactgccttggccctggccctgccttctTCCTGGCCTTGCctttgccctgccctggcctgacCCCAGGCCTACTGAGTCCATGAAATGGCCCTGGACCTGCCTTGCCATCCTCTGTCCTGGCCCTATATTGTCCCCACCATGCTCTGGTCCAGCGCTTGCCCTAGCCCTGTTGCTAGTCCTGCCACTGCTATGGCCCTGCTCTGTTTTTGGCCGTGCCCTGTGCTACCctagccctgccctgccttggccttggcccTACCATGGCCTTCTCCTACCCTGGCCTGGCCCTACCCTGGCCTTTTctaccctggccttgcccttccctggtgttgccctgccctggccttgccctgccctggccttggctTTGCCTTATCCTGGTCCTGGTTCTGCCCTGACCCTGGCCTTGCTCTGGATCCTCTCTGGTTCTGCtttctccctggccctgcccttgctcTGGCCCTGTCCCTGGACCAGccttgaccctgaccctgacAATCCCCAGGTCTGA